The Lycium barbarum isolate Lr01 chromosome 10, ASM1917538v2, whole genome shotgun sequence genome includes a region encoding these proteins:
- the LOC132613116 gene encoding uncharacterized protein LOC132613116, with protein sequence MAPIPEEDISVSPLPSAGEGPSALALRTGDASSEETPLQRTKRSGEAPAAGAGQRTEPVPETEAPMDVDLLPHYETAATSELPAFAEAAESVVLVNEAFVRAQQEVDDLKGQLHAQGRETEKFQHLLRILKYEDLCVHPNVELPSGYKIPKFNTFNGKGDPVAHLKDYCSRLIGIGHNEVVRMRLFIQSLSGSALAWYTKQDFSKWLTWEDMTREFVKQFEFNNGGDPHIADLLRVKKTPHESFQEYAIRWRLEASKIHPPLSERELISTFIQIQENLYYDKLLGACAHNFSDLIRIGRELENAIQEGRITDSSATQAVHQTFQAEILGNLQSQMKENQFASTTMHQAQCHKSHQIFQSYATMQCPRQQNSQQGYQRRFYQAQSSSQHKKKRKSFCFTTLNEPLANIFKRLSAKGILQPKEGFIPKHPPPNFDLSKSCAYHSNIQGHDIEECPALRFKIQSMIESGKIKLQLEPSTGNIANTKTIVVKGDPSKPAPRHLKRKRATSQAD encoded by the exons ATGGCTCCCATTCCGGAGGAGGATATCAGCGTGTCAccacttccttcagccggggaaggaccttcgGCTCTTGCATTacgcacag gtgatgcttcttctGAAGAAACCCCTCTGCAAAGGACAAAAAGATCCGGGGAGGCACCTGCTGCCGGagccggtcaaaggactgagccggtccctGAGACTGAAGCCCCCATGGATGTTGATCTGCTGCCCCACTACGAGACTGCTGCAACTTCGGAGTTAcctgcctttgccgaagctgctgaa agtgtggtgcttgtcaatGAAGCCTTTGTCCGAgctcagcaagaggtggacgatcttaAGGGTCAACTGCATGCCCAAGGCCGAGAGACGGAGAAATTTCagcaccttctgcgg ATTTTGAAGTATGAAGATTTGTGTGTGCATCCAAACGTTGAGCTTCCGTCAGGGTACAAAATACCTAAGTTTAACACTTTCAATGGGAAGGGAGATCCCGTCGCTCATTTAAAGGACTATTGCAGCAGATTAATTGGTATTGGACATAATGAAGTCGTACGAATGAGATTGTTCATTCAAAGTTTATCAGGATCAGCACTCGCTTGGTACACTAAACAAGATTTTAGCAAATGGCTTACGTGGGAAGATATGACCCGCGAATTTGTAAAGCAATTCGAGTTTAACAATGGAGGCGATCCGCACATAGCCGATTTGCTCAGAGTAAAGAAAACGCCACATGAGTCTTTCCAAGAATATGCCATACGATGGAGGttagaagcttcaaaaatacatccTCCATTATCCGAGAGGGAATTGATCTCAACCTTCATCCAAATTCAGGAAAACTTATATTATGATAAGTTGCTCGGAGCTTGTGCACACAACTTCTCTGATTTGATTAGGATTGGTAGAGAACTAGAGAATGCCATTCAAGAAGGGAGAATTACAGATAGCTCAGCAACACAAGCCGTTCACCAAACCTTCCAAGCGGAGATACTAGGAAATCTGCAAAGTCAAATGAAGGAAAACCAATTTGCTTCCACGACTATGCATCAAGCGCAATGCCATAAAAGTCACCAAATTTTTCAATCTTATGCCACTATGCAATGTCCTCGTCAACAAAACTCCCAGCAAGGCTACCAACGACGGTTTTACCAAGCACAATCAAGCTCTCAAcataaaaagaagaggaaatctTTTTGCTTCACTACTCTAAATGAACCATTGGCAAATATATTTAAGAGGTTGAGCGCTAAGGGTATTCTACAACCAAAGGAGGGATTTATACCTAAGCATCCACCTCCAAACTTTGATTTATCTAAGAGTTGTGCTTATCACTCAAACATTCAAGgacatgacattgaagaatgtccaGCGCTAAGATTTAAGATTCAAAGCATGATTGAAAGTGGCAAGATAAAGCTACAACTAGAGCCTTCAACCGGTAATATTGCAAACACAAAGACAATTGTTGTTAAGGGTGATCCATCGAAACCAGCACCAAGGCATTTGAAAAGAAAGCGTGCAACAAGTCAAGCAGACTGA